The Setaria viridis chromosome 9, Setaria_viridis_v4.0, whole genome shotgun sequence sequence TGATCAAGACGTGAAGTTCGAGGAGCAAGAGTTCGATATTGTCTATCAGTTCCAATCTTACGGCAAGTGTACTTGATCATATCCAGCAACctactttattttattttacttaGAGTAGTTAGACCATTAGCTGCATGTGCTGAGTCATAAATTTGAATCCTATGGTAGGGTTTACTAGAATTTCCAATATCTTCCTTGAAGCCCGGGTTTGGTTTGTAGTATAATGATTAGCCTTGCAGTAAGAATTTGGTTGggttaaataaaaataatatgacATAAGTTCTGATGATGAAGTTGAGGAAGTTGTAAACCTCGGATATGTTGGTGTGGGGAATCTGAACAGGATGGAAAGAGCGATATGACGGTTTGATGGTTTTAATTTGGTTTTTTGGGTTCGTGCTAGATTCGTGCCTTGGATTCTAAGGACCGGTTCTCGAAGCCTGTAACCTGACTTAACCGTGCAGCCATGAAAGCTATATGGCTCTAGACCTGACCAATTAATTAGCTACCTATTCCTGATGCATGGTGGTTTGAGTGGCACAAGAGGGGGCCACTGCAGTGGTGATGCTCACAGTGTTAGAGGTGAAACCTTAGTGCATGCTGAGGGACGGGAGTACTAGCTTTGTAAAGGCTTTGTAGTGTGCCCCTAGCTGATCACTTGGCAGTGTGAAGCATAATAGGAATCATGACTCGTGAGTAACGATGTGCAATCTccgcagagtgtaaaactgatatatcagccatgctcacggtcaagagcggcctggacttCTTCTTGTTTAGTGGTGACGAAGAAGATGCATGGTTTGATGGTGGTTTGCTCGGATGGATTTCTGAGGTCTTGGATGGATTTTCTGATGGGATGGTTCTGGTTGAGATAGTGGTTTCACATCTAGTAAATAGGTGCAAGGACTTAGGATAAGAACTAGGTGATGTTGCTTAAGCGCGTGTCAACCCTAAAAAGTCCTCCTATTTAAGCCTCATGTCACAATATTTTCCCACACTTGCGAAGTACAATTCGTTGTACTCACCCCTCCTTTGCCCCCCGGGTAACTCCCAAGAGATGATGTGGAGTTCCTGAAGATGATGGCTTCGTTCTAGGCTGCCTGTGGAGATGGAGTCCCGTTCCGTTGAAGACATGATATATATGTACTTTTCTTTCAGACCTCGGGTCATTTTGTAATAATGTTTATCGTTTATGTAATAACATTGATATGATGTTCATTCATATAAATATCACATGTATCAATAAACAGATTCTGACGTACATGTGATGCGCATTCGATTTTGTTTATAAAATCAGGTGTGATAATTGCTCTTGCTCCCTGCCGATTCTAAAGCTACACTCCATCCATGTTACCGCATTGCCACACCGGATCACAAGTAATGAGAGGCTGCCAGGCTGGCTCCTGCCCTTGAGACGTGGCAAGTTGCTGTCTATTCTCTGAACAGTTTGCACGGAACAGGAAACCGGATTTGCACGATACCGGATCGACGCGTCTCCAGTCTTTCACCTGAACAGCTGAACTAATTAAGTTCGTAAACTAGTTTCATCTCACAAGAACCGGGCACAATGTTCCAATCGTTCTAGAGTACCCAAGAGACCAAATAGATAATGTGCATCGGTTGGGGCTAAGCTCTACGGTTGCAAAGTCATCTCTTAATTCCTCAAGACGCTTAAACCTCTTCAGTTTGATCTGGCTTCTATAACATTTGAGTAAGCATGATGGGTGCTGCCAAGACATGGACTGGCATGCATGTGGTCAAATCTCGTATATTCTATCAGTTGTTTGGTGAGTTAATAGTCTTTCCACATGAAAGCAGaagctagaaaaaaataaataatgttTAAATCTAACCTCTGATGTGAGCATATGCATGCCATCATCATGATACAAAACAGAGACGTAGGCCACAGGGCTACAAGACCACAGCAGCCACTTGTGCAGCCAGAGCCATCCGGTGCCCCTCCTCTGACGGCAACTCCTGAACTGCAACTCTGCAAGCTAGACACCCGGTTCTGTCATCAGCGTGCGGGATCAGCGCGAGATCCGCGTCACGCCACCAACTCGCCATTAACAGCCGCAACATTTAGCTCGGATATGTCGTATGGTACAATGGCGTAGTATGAGCAGTGCTTTTCAGGTGTTGCTGTTACTTGCTACTGTAGTTTTGCTCCAGTATACGTGCAAGTCCAACCACGACGCCATGTTCATGTGATCCTGTCCCAGTAGGACACGCGAGACGGAAGCTTCCACAGCCCAAGTACGCAGCTCCCCGGATCCATCTCCACCAAGTACAGAGTACATGCTCATTCTCTCCTTGGTAGCTCTATCAAAGTCCAAACTCCAACCGCCTCAAGCTTATAAATAGCCCAGCCGGCGGGCGAGCGCCCACCTGAAAGAGACCAAATATTTCGCGCTCGGCGGCCTATCCAGCTCTCTCCCGCACGCCACACACGCGCGCGCCGAGACATGCAAACGAGCACCGCGAGGATGGCATCCGTTGTTCTCGCGTTCTCGCGGTGGTCGCTTCTGCTTCTCTTCCTGCTGGCGACGGCGTCACCGTCTCGGGCGCTGAAGATCGGCGACCTGCTCGGGACACCACCGGCGGTAAGGACAGGAGAGGGGGGTCGAGCCGAATCTGAATTTTTGTGGGTGAATGCTTTTGGAGCTGATCGGTTCCGTCCGCCATGGACGCGTTTGTTTTTCCTCAGGGGAGCCAGGGTTGTAGCCGGAAATGCGAGTCCTCGTTCTGCGCAGGTAAGGAAGTCACAGTCCTTGTAATCTGCCGTTGCTGTTACAGAGGAATCTTTGCCGACTTTCCGTGCAGTTCTGTGTTCTGTTTGGGACTTGTCTTCCCCCTCCCAAAAGTTTCAGAGAAGCTGCATTTTTTCTGGCGGACAAAGCTTAGCTGAAGCCTGCTGCTTTTCAGTTTTCAGTCGGGTACTCACCGGCAAAAGGGTACTGACACGCGcttgctcttttttttccttgtccACCCGGTCCCGGGGAATGGAAGTCCCGCCGCTGCTGAGGTACGGGAAGTACTGCGGGATCCTGTACAGCGGCTGCCCCGGCGAGAAGCCCTGCGACGCCCTCGACGCCTGCTGCATGGTGCACGACCACTGCGTCGACACCCACAACAGTACGGCCTCTCAAACTCTGCGCTCCTCCattcctctctcttcttctgaAGCCGAAAAAACAGAGCACGAGAAgaaacaacaagaaaaaaagaagaggaggatttgCTTCGCCTGGTCCTGGGCGGCGGGCGCACCAGACGGAACAAAGGTTAGGTCCCGCTTCTCCGTCGGCCGGCCGCACGCCAGGAGCTCGCGAGCTGACACGCCACCTAACGCGATCAGAGCACGATCTGGACCAGTACAAGGTTACCTGATAGGATTAAACTGCGTGCGGGCGCATGTGGGGCGCGGCGCGCCCTTGTCACGCGGCGAACGCGCTGCTCGGCCGCGTTCCTGCCGTGAGAGGTGAGACCAACCGATGCGCCCGAGCCATCGGCGCGTCGCGCGCGGGGGCGTgggcgggggcgccggggcggcaCCAGCCAGCCGTTGGCCCGTCGCGTCCTTCCCCGCACGGCACGGTGGCATCGCTATTCGCTAGCTAGGCAGCTGGCACGCGTCGGCGGCTCGGCGCGCATGATTGCATCACCCCCCGTATCTCCTCCCCTCTGACCTGAGTCCGCCCAGCGCACTCATCGCATTGCTAGCGCACTCAAGTAGTAGACGAGTGGTGGCTCCGGCGTCCATGTGTCGCGACGCCCCGTCGTCTCCTCTGCTCTCTCTCCTTTGTGCGAGCTCGCTTTTTGTCGTTgactactctctctctctctctgctgtGCTGAGTGCTGACTTTTTTTTTGCCGCAGATGACTACCTGAACACGCGGTGCAACGAGAACCTGCTGAGCTGCCTGGACAGTGTGAGCCCGGCGGGGCCGACGTTCCCGGGGAACGAGTGCGACGTCGGCCAGACGACGTCCGTCATCCGTGGGGTCATCGAGACGGCCGTGCTCGCCGGGAAGATCCTGCACAAGCGCGACGACGGCCAGTAGCCGGCGCGCCCCGGCCCGGCGGGCTCGCTCGCGCGGTTGGTACTAGGAGCAGGCCATAGTTGCAAGCAGAGCAATAAAGCCGCATGGGCGcgcgtgggcgcggcggcgcccgtccGTGGCGGTGCGGCAAAGCAGCATGTGCTGGATTTTAAGGTCATGGACGCTGGACCACCGCGGTTGCGTGAAGCATGTGTAGATTTATGTGTGGATGTACAAGAATGTAGACTGTATACAGATTGGTAGGATTGATTTGGCGGGACTCCGAGCCAAGTGGCAATGGTTGTAAGCTGTAATAATATTGTTTTTTGAAGGTTAAAATATTAGCTCGTGCGGGAGCACAAGTTGATGGACTTGTTTGGTCAATCCGCTTATTGCTACGTCCACAGTCTCTAATTCAACACCATTTTATACACGTGCCACATAGCTGGTTGGATGTAGAAGACCAAAGATGTTTGCATCCATCCCATTGTTTTTATAGGTATGTAAGTTTGTTTGGTCATGCCTCATATGGCTGATGGCTTTTCATCATGAAGTGTGAATAGCTCTTATGATCCTGGTAGGGGTGGGCATTCGGGTAATTCGTGAAATTCGGGTCGGGTAATTCAGGTATTTGTAAATTCAAGTTTTCAAAATAGCTACCCGAACTTCACCCAAAATAGAGAATACCCGAATTTTTGGGTACTCGAAAAAATCGAGTTCGGGTTTTCCCGAATTACCTAATAAATTGCATAGtccaaccgccactatgtcatGACCACAACTTTGATAGTACATGAGATGAAACAAAAACGCATTTCAACATATCACATACCAATTACACATCAAACAACAAGTAAATCGATGGATCAAACTAAGAAATTCGCTACATTTACAATCTACTAGTGCATACTTCAATGTCTTTTAGCATAGTTCGGGTAAATAGGAAATTCGGGTACCGGAGTTGAATACCCGAATTTTCCGAATTAAATTCGGATTTCTCAACTTCGTACCTGAAATAGTCATCGGGAATATCGGATTCGGGTATTTCAGGATCGGGTTCGGGTATTTTGGGTTCGGGAAATTCTACCCACCCCTAGATCCTGGGGGCCTATACCCCCACCACCGTCGCGCAATGCATAATTAATAAATACAAAAAGAGATATAAGAAGAGGGAAGAGGAAAGAGAGGAGCATGGGGTGGATGAGCCCCTAGATTAGCATTCTGCATCTGCCATTGTTTAAGAGATATGCTAGTTCAATGGTGCACGAAGTTTGCAAAATGGTaaatgtggcggatccacttcaaatctactgggttaaacatgatttagccgcctgatatgcgacgctcatgctTAAGCCGAGtgaatacgaagtgccgtcggattttcctccgatttaaccacttgaacaggaccgatttagcagactcacacgaaggcgagcggttccagagagtacaacaagtccaccaatGTTAAGTAAATTAACCACTGGGTTTAGTTGCGAAAagtacatcagagttttacaaggtgtCCGAAAATAACAGAAgataaacactagcggaagcaatcgtcggggtcggatgtcctggtgaggccagccgggacatcactggtccctctcctcgccgtccgaggagggatcccactcgaccgtccagcccggcgggaactggggcggccaagcgccagcaagagaggggtcgggagcagcaacttcacctgaaaaacaggagccacaacaaggctgagctactaagctcaacaagacttaaccgataggagtaaaactactccacacttctagacatgcagggctttctggctgaggggttttgctTGCtgaaagcactaagtaaaaccctattttcaagttttagttccgattctaagttctttaaccagtctaagttttgcaacctagtctaagcaatcatagagccaaacaaggtatgtatatcaacaaaaccatgccattatcagattcctcatttactcagggtgacatagcgatcaagcaatctcaaactgtgagaggcagacgaatcgattcgagttctttaaccatgcatggtgaacctagcctcacgacatccacgtacCCGGAGGTCGTTTCCTGTGTcgaccttccccatcaatcccctaacccgtgtcgggcccatttcctttggtgcaaggttccacagacccggcctctgccgttctgtgaccacgcatgccaccacgtgcgacatccagcaggggaaactccgttccaagaacaatggggcgaccgctcacgtctaggttcaatctggtactaggcttcctcatcccatactaagtatgaggctagtactttcaaacacttgatcacgaacaccaccactgtcgggccttagcaagttttcatagacagacggggcaaccatccgtccaccaaagagttaccaaaaccctgccccgtccatcgtccttatagttacaacagaaaggtagacatccaactcctacaactcgcgagtgacaggaaatcactcggcttttaccgccttctagttaagcaaggcaactactcggtccaacagctagtgttcagatcatggggataactaagtcatgcatctagggtttcaaacaactcctatacgtaaatgcacaaacatgttacagaaggcatgcgcaagtttggaaaacaacgcagggttttcatgcaaccggggcttgcctacaaacaaggaggagggaagctgctcttttgcttggacggcttcgacttctggaagcgggagctctgctgctgcttcgtcttctggcgccgggtacaactcgtagaagccgtcggcgaggcgcagctctacacgaatgcaatgcaagagttagcatagacggttatttcaacagcaacacttgctcgcctgagcccagaaactcgcgacaaagagcaggagggtgggaaggttcaagagagctggtgaagatcaagaggtaagggtcggaaaggaacttatgatctgatccttgaaatagaggatgtggtatactaggaatcctcagacgcaagcgctgaagggtccctaaattttacacatacaccctcgggttgaagaaaaagatcacagccgagccctcgggcgaggcggataagggtcggcggaacagatagggtcgggcgagacggaaccggggtcgggcgaagcggactggggtcggcagcttaccttcttcctaaaagcaaagcttggggtcgggaagaagcagacttgggcggagggactaaggctttgaacaacggctaggaCCGACAGtactccggtggcggcggtgcttcttgtggatcacaagtgagcttttacgcagcacggaggagcaagcggctgggtggcttggggaaaaccgAGGGAAGCTGaggggagagttcctcaagagcttagcgtgtggtgctaggagctttgagcagggagcaagagaatggctgaaggcaacaatggcggagggaaactccggcgggcttgtgCATTCCtctttatagctgctggaacggggaagggaagcggcgtgggagagagaaggggagcggcgcgaaggccgggaagaagcaatggagtgctctgccggggcggcgattgagcgaagagggcggtggtgtaggactcggggatgacgccagcggtcattgggttctgtcgtcagggcggcgcaggagcgggtatgccggtggttgagatttggcggaggcgggcatcgccgtgcggaggatttgatagaagcgactggttaaacggcgctagaatcgagggcgcacaggtgaaaagacatgcagccgcgggcgcgtgggcgagcgcggagcaacagattgtcgggcggcttctggcagggcgggggaaaggagctgttgctgctgcggccagggttggcgatggaggaatcgtcgtgtagcggagaccaggtgGCGCGACTGAgctcgaagtgacggaaaagacgggcgacatcggtctctgcggccgggatctggcggtgtgatgatgggcgcgggaggcgaggcgctgcagaaaggttgcagaggggcttccgctgccattggggaagggggcgcgaggatccattcggtcgcgagccagagacaaaagtgagcggcggcgtcggagaagatgagccacgcggcggggagactctgaagcgggcatgcaactcgagtgcgcctgtcgcggaagatctggggaaaaagatctcaaggGTCCACTGGTCGGATAGAACGGCGTTTGGGAAGACTCAGAAGGATCTGACGGTGAGCTGAGTTTGGCGGGGTCGGGAttggagcgaagcggggaggggtcgggtctcaggggtcgggattaGGCGGAAGGcggagcactcaggcgcggcaaAACAAGACAGAGGACTAAGATCCAGGGCTAGAATTAAGGTTAACCCGGAAGATTAAGGGACCGGTCATCACAGTAAATAGCTTTGAGTGGTTAAAAGGTAGGGAGTCGAAAACATATTTGTTAAAAGGTGGGGCCGTGTCTCCAATAATGGGAGAAGCCCTCGAGATGGCTAGATTACAGATGGTGTCggtcatacatctatgggcccatcgagaggcttggacagtcctagatacgggATTGTACACCAAGACATGTCAGACACGGGGACTacggttccccgccttctccaaATGAGTACGAAAAACGATTCTACCCAACAAGTTTAAACCTCTGTatattaccaagtacgacggcaagcaagacccagtccaatCGCTGATATGCTACTCATTGTCAGTTCAAGCGGTGGGAGGAAACAATgataccaaagtcatctactttcccaatttcatggaggcagggccactcacatggctcgaatctcTAGAAGGGGACTCCATTGACACGTGGAGTCAACTAAAGGCcgcgttcacaaacaacttcgcaggggTAATGCAAcgtcctggcaataggatcAACTTGTCgcaaatcaaacagcaacaaggcgagaccttGCGTAGTTATCTATGCCATTTCTTCGACAAGAATGacactatcatggacatcacggagcgggATGCTGTAGATTGCAtccagaatggtctctatgaccgtcgaatgttccaagattttggcagaaTACACCCGAAAGATATCAAGTCCCTCAAGATTATGATCCAAGCTTGGGCGgacaaagaagacaaagagatcaaGCGGTTCGAGTCTAGTCGTAACAAAGGCCAAAACAACGAAAACCAGAACAACggccaacgcaacgacaagaaccacaACGATCACCCCAATAACAATCGAGCCAACTACTCGGGTAGTCCAACCCgtaagaggaagccagacaatactgtcgcagTGATAtcccagtcctccaagaaaagCGGTGCAAATCATGAAAGGACTccgttcaaggagctcctgaaaaagcagtgcccatggcacccacactccaagcactctgcgatggactGCTATAGTCTTCATAGAGTCATGACAGATTTGTCAAAACCTTCTGGAGctaaggacaagggcaaggccaaagaagatgaagacaaGGAAAATAACgggaaattccagaacccgtccaacaccgttAACGTTATTTCggcggcacaccgggtactgccTCCATTTAACCAGCGACgcctacgttcctcaagtgtTCCGAGGTGTCAATCACCTTCTCaaggaaggatcagtggactaatttctccgacccaggacgctaccctctcgtcCTGAATCCAGTAGTCGCAGGCTTCAGACTCAcgaaagtactcatcgatggcggtagtGGCCTCAATgtgctcttcgccaagactttgagaaaGATGGGCCTCGATGTAACAAATATCCTCACCCgatgaactctccgttctacggGATTATCCCGGGCAATGCGGTTGTACCCCTTgatcaggtggttttgccagttaccttcggaacCAAGGATCACTACCGGACCGAGTACATCCGGTTTGAGGTGGCTAATTTCGAAACATCAtatcacgctatcctcggaagaccagcactggccaaattcatggccatcctgcattACGTGTAACTAATACTCaaaatgccgggacccaagggagtactctccctatgcggagacttgaagagatcatacgactgcgacaAAGAAATTGTGGAgctggcagcgactactcaggtgccaaattcgatgatgcaagtcttcgctgctTCTAAGAAACTGTCCCTGACAGAATTCGAGATCCCAGAGAaaaagtcgggggcaaccatggtcaagccggcaagtgacgTCGATAtaaaagccattgaccttggcactggcgatagctccaagacagccctgattggctcaggacatgaccccaaataggaagacgtgctcgtcagcttcctcaaggccaaccgagacatctttgcattGAATCCATCTGATATGTTGGGGTGCCcatggagttgatcgagcactcactgaacgtggatcccaaagctatgcCCAAGCAACAACGACTACGTCGATTCGCCCAAGGTAGGAGAGAAGCcataaaaaaaagagttggtCAAAATACTCGCGGTTGGCTTAATAAAAGAAATCTATCATCTTGAGTGGTTGGCCAACCCTGTCTTGGtgcgaaagaagaagaagaacgagtgtaggatgtgtgtcgactacacggacctcaacaagcactgtccaaaggattccttcgggctccctaggattgatcaagtcatcaacttgGCGGCCGGATGCGCTCTACTATGCTTTCATgactgctactcggggtatcaccagatagaactgaaggaagaagatcagaTCAAGACCATGTTCAATCACCCCGTACAGAGCCTTCTGTtacactacaatgtcctttgggttgaagaacgcaggcaccATGTAAcaacgagccatccaggagtgcttcaaaaaGCAACTTCATGGCAACGTAGAGGCGTACATGGATGATGTGGTCTTAAAGATCAGAAATCCCAACGACTTGATTgtggatctggaagaaaccttcacaaGCTTGCGAAGCTTCCGGTGGATAttgaacccaacaaaatgcgtgTTCGGCGTACCTTCCGAAAAACTCTTCACACCCATGGTGGCAGTTGTTGAGGTCGGGACGGATGTCCCAGTGCTGATGAAGGTCACGCAACTCATCACGGAGATCACGTTGCCGTCTTGGTCGGCCACggtcctcgtcgtcgcctctCCCGCCACCGCGGTGGTTATCGTTCTCATCGTGCTGACGTCCGTTGTTGGTGTTGCCGTTGACAGGAGGGTTGGCGTTGTTGTTGGTGGGTGGGTTGGCGTTCTAATCCACCACTTCTTCACGGATTGGCTCCATCCAACCTGCCGCGTGGTCGCCTTGTTGGTGGTCGAATCTGGTATGCCTGGATCGGCTCCGAGAGTGTCGGGTTGTTGTGGATCGAGAGTGTGCGGGTCGGTTGTTTATTTGCTCCTCGATCTGGGCGTTGGCAACTTGGATTCGTGACTGGATCCGTCGGATTTGGTCCGAATCTGGAAGATTTTCCAGGTCGGCGaaggcagcccccaggttggcctagGGTGTAGCAAAGACGTTGTGGCCGGCCTGCTCGAGGTAGGCTAGAAAATTGCGGGTGCGTACAGGGCGTCTGCGTCTATCCCGAGCACCATGTTGGTCGGTATGGTCGTGGTCATTGCGCGACTGTTGGCGCTGGTCGCCTGCTGCATCTGCGTTAGCACCAGATTGTAGCTGGACgttggcttgctcctgttggtGGCATGCTGCGCAGTTCTGATTCCTGGTGTTACaaccttcttcttgagattctGTTTCACCATCACGGGGTGGCTCATCGGTGGAGACCACAAAAGCTTCGCGATCGGGTgtgaaggagttgctctcatcGTCGCTTCGATAGGGATTTGGCATCAGGACGATAGAAGGCACCTGGAATTCGCCACAGTCCAAAAACTAGGCGTCTTCAGACGGGTCACTAGATTGGATCTGGATAGAGTACTCGGCGGCTGAGTACCGCAGACCAAAGGGGACGTGGGACGAACCCTGCACCGACCTTGTTGAACGTAGCGCCTCCTCAGACAGATCTATACACTCAGCAATGGTGCGGCTAATGCGATCTAGCCACGCGATCAGATCGGAGGGCATGGGTGAGCGGGCGATGCCAAGTAGATCTAGAACGTTCTCAGGGACAGAGAGTTCACTAACTTGCTGGGTAAGCGACGTGATGATCCTTCGATAGAGAACTTGTCTCGTCAGGGTAGATCCGACAGAAGCTGAGCTGGCGGCGGATGCCGAGTCGACGGAAGACGCCGAGTCGATGAGAGAAGCGGTCAAATTGGAATCCGCTGGCATGGTCCCGAAGTGAATCTGGGTCGGGTTGGTGAGGaggtccttcatgctctcgggaaaAACAACACTgggacgggatgccatcgaggtctCTAAGTggatctcgcaaccacccctacctggcgcgccaactgtcgaatTTAATAGCCCGatagtccactagggggttacccaagtggttgatttgtaggtgagggtgattgcgagaccaagaactcaaaggtgatcacgagaacacaaggatcatgagggttttagacaggttcggaccttcggagagtaataccctacatcctgggTGCGTGAATTGTATTGCTTGGGGTTGATCTGATGTTCGAATACCCTCGGGTGCCTTTGGcctccttatataggctgatgaccaagAGTTTCAAGTCGGTGTGATCTATTCTACtcagtagttacatggaaagtaacctgagtcggactacaatacgcgTTATGCAATGTCCAAGCCGATCTGGTCCatcttgttgccttgacatCTActtcaagtaacttcatgttcTTGGCCCATACACCCTAGTCGGGCGAGCCTACTTGTCAGGttcggccagtatcctggtcggtagggacccatggggtacccatatccttcaATCGAGAAATCGAGGCTAATCCCAAGGAGATTACtaccatcaccaacttgcagactccatcgtgcatcaagggcgtccagaagctgactggatgcatggcggctctcaatagattcatctcaagacttaaAGAATGGGGACTAactttcttcaaactactcaagcggtaAGAAAAATTCCAGTGGACTGAGGAGGCAGAACAAGCtcttcaacagttgaaggactttttatcaaagccaccagtgCTCACGGCGCCTACTCCcagtgaagacttgttgctctatatcgccgcgactactaatgtcgtcagcacggtgaTTGTAGTTGAAAGATTAGAACCAGGCCATATATACcaagtacagaggcccgtctagttcgtcagcgaggtgttgttgGATTCAAAAATAAAGGTACCTGCCAGTCCAAAAGCTgctatacacaatactactcacctcgcggaagctatgACATTATTTCCACGAACACAATATCTCCATCGTCCCaaacttccccttgggagaaatcctccacaatagagatACAATAGGAAGAATCGCTAAGTGGGTAGTAGAACTCGAAGCCTTGTCCCTgaaattcaagtcaaggactgccatcaagtcgcaagcactggtcgatttcatggcagagtggtgggaaaatcaagtGCCTACACTGGTAGaacgcccagagcattgggtcatgtactttaaCAGATCAcccaagctcgagggcgccggcgcaggagtactcctaatctctcccaaaggcgaacaactcaaatatgtgttgcaaatcttctaggagatatccaacaatgaagcggaatacgaagcgcttctgcacggg is a genomic window containing:
- the LOC117836630 gene encoding probable phospholipase A2 homolog 2 encodes the protein MQTSTARMASVVLAFSRWSLLLLFLLATASPSRALKIGDLLGTPPAGSQGCSRKCESSFCAVPPLLRYGKYCGILYSGCPGEKPCDALDACCMVHDHCVDTHNNDYLNTRCNENLLSCLDSVSPAGPTFPGNECDVGQTTSVIRGVIETAVLAGKILHKRDDGQ